The Pseudolabrys sp. FHR47 genome contains a region encoding:
- a CDS encoding iron-sulfur cluster assembly protein has product MMEADHHFDVASATPLTAGDEPVSGVPEAPTLNDNVIAALRTVLDPEIPVNIYDLGLIYKIELKDQFVEIDMTLTAPGCPVAGEILGWVEKAVGGVNGVGGVKVNLVFDPPWDRSRMSEEVQLELGLL; this is encoded by the coding sequence ATGATGGAAGCCGATCATCACTTTGACGTCGCGTCGGCAACACCACTGACGGCAGGCGACGAACCGGTATCTGGCGTTCCGGAAGCCCCGACCCTCAACGACAACGTCATCGCGGCGCTTCGCACCGTGCTGGACCCCGAAATCCCCGTGAACATCTACGATCTCGGTCTCATTTATAAGATCGAATTGAAAGACCAATTCGTCGAGATCGACATGACGCTGACGGCGCCCGGCTGCCCGGTCGCCGGCGAAATCCTTGGCTGGGTCGAGAAGGCCGTCGGCGGCGTCAACGGTGTTGGCGGCGTGAAGGTGAACCTCGTCTTCGATCCCCCCTGGGATCGGTCGCGAATGTCGGAAGAAGTCCAATTGGAACTCGGTTTGTTGTAG
- a CDS encoding BolA/IbaG family iron-sulfur metabolism protein: MAMVGTEIERLIKQAFPDAHVIVVDMAGDGDHFAARITSTVFKGKSRVQQHKMVYDALHGQMGGALHALALETLVPA, from the coding sequence ATGGCAATGGTCGGAACGGAAATCGAGCGTCTTATCAAGCAAGCCTTTCCGGACGCGCATGTCATTGTCGTGGATATGGCCGGCGATGGCGATCATTTCGCGGCGCGCATCACCTCGACGGTGTTCAAGGGGAAGAGCCGCGTGCAGCAGCACAAGATGGTCTACGACGCGCTACACGGTCAGATGGGCGGCGCCCTCCATGCGCTCGCGCTTGAAACGCTGGTGCCGGCCTAG
- a CDS encoding xanthine dehydrogenase yields the protein MRNSGPESRPRRHIPFAVILGTNEIASAVAVHLHRRGHNVVLSHDPLPPVIRRRMAFHDALFDDAATVGGITAKHAVTSIDIRADLRHGPTVTVTELGLLDLIVIQTLDILVDARMQKYQTKPDLRRLARLTIGLGPGFCAGANCDAAIETRPGKVGVVAGAGATDEADGISRRLGARGGERFVRTDVAGRWHSAIEIGTRVFKDYIVGHLGNVPVRAPFDGILRGVVRDGTEVPAGAKLLEVDARGRSANWTGIDSRGRFIAKAVEKAIALHKNDASEKSARVLHFAK from the coding sequence ATGCGAAACTCAGGCCCAGAGAGCCGACCGAGACGACATATTCCCTTCGCGGTCATTCTCGGCACCAACGAGATTGCTTCCGCTGTTGCGGTGCACCTACACCGCCGCGGCCATAACGTCGTGTTGTCGCATGACCCGCTGCCGCCGGTGATCCGGCGTAGGATGGCTTTCCACGATGCGCTGTTTGACGATGCGGCTACTGTCGGCGGCATCACGGCCAAACACGCCGTCACGAGTATCGACATCCGGGCCGACCTCAGGCACGGCCCGACTGTCACTGTTACCGAGCTCGGGCTCCTCGACCTGATCGTCATTCAGACGCTCGATATCCTGGTGGATGCCAGGATGCAGAAGTACCAGACCAAACCCGACTTGCGCCGGCTCGCACGGCTCACGATCGGTCTCGGTCCGGGCTTTTGCGCCGGCGCCAACTGCGACGCCGCGATCGAAACGCGGCCGGGCAAAGTGGGGGTGGTAGCCGGGGCCGGCGCCACGGATGAGGCCGACGGCATCTCACGTCGCCTCGGCGCGCGCGGAGGCGAGCGCTTCGTCCGCACCGACGTCGCCGGCCGCTGGCACAGCGCCATTGAGATCGGCACACGCGTGTTCAAGGACTATATCGTCGGCCATCTCGGCAACGTGCCGGTGCGCGCGCCGTTTGACGGCATCCTGCGCGGCGTCGTTCGCGACGGCACCGAGGTGCCCGCGGGGGCCAAGCTGCTTGAAGTCGATGCGCGCGGACGAAGCGCCAATTGGACCGGCATCGACAGCCGAGGACGGTTCATTGCGAAGGCCGTGGAAAAAGCGATCGCGCTTCACAAAAACGATGCTTCTGAGAAATCCGCGCGTGTCCTTCACTTCGCGAAGTGA
- a CDS encoding dienelactone hydrolase family protein has protein sequence MIELVAGDESKFSAYRADPDGTPKGAVVVVQDMFGVNPDIRKLTDSFAAKGYVAITPSLFDRVKLNVELGYDEQGVSEGTTLVKEVGADWPLGAIQTTVDAVKSAGKVAIVGCGWGGYLAYASANRVSGVACAIGYYGDGVVEDYHEKRKVPTLLHFAENDPSIPFEDVIQFRANRPDVSAFSYPAAGHGFNYDGHDSYHEEAAQKALDRTLFWISQYVEGQPPIALKNAGSYAQAKTEKKKKKKDDDDLGPPAA, from the coding sequence ATGATCGAGCTGGTCGCCGGCGATGAAAGCAAATTCTCCGCATACCGCGCCGATCCGGACGGTACGCCCAAGGGGGCCGTCGTCGTCGTTCAGGACATGTTCGGCGTCAATCCGGACATTCGAAAACTGACGGACAGCTTCGCGGCCAAGGGCTACGTCGCCATCACCCCGTCGCTCTTCGATCGCGTGAAGCTGAACGTCGAGCTCGGCTACGATGAGCAAGGCGTGTCCGAAGGCACAACCCTTGTGAAGGAAGTCGGCGCCGACTGGCCGCTTGGCGCGATTCAGACCACCGTCGACGCCGTCAAAAGCGCGGGCAAGGTGGCGATTGTCGGCTGCGGCTGGGGCGGGTACCTGGCTTATGCCTCCGCCAACCGCGTCAGCGGCGTCGCATGCGCGATCGGATACTATGGCGACGGCGTTGTCGAAGACTACCACGAGAAGCGGAAAGTCCCGACTTTGCTTCATTTCGCCGAAAACGACCCGTCAATCCCCTTCGAAGACGTGATTCAGTTTCGCGCCAACCGGCCGGATGTCAGCGCCTTCTCATATCCGGCGGCCGGCCACGGCTTCAATTACGATGGGCACGACAGCTATCACGAGGAAGCGGCGCAGAAGGCGCTCGACAGAACCTTGTTCTGGATTTCCCAATACGTCGAAGGTCAGCCCCCGATCGCGCTGAAAAATGCCGGTTCCTATGCGCAGGCCAAGACAGAAAAGAAAAAGAAGAAGAAGGATGACGACGATCTCGGGCCGCCCGCGGCTTGA
- the grxD gene encoding Grx4 family monothiol glutaredoxin produces the protein MSNSTAERIKSIIEASDVVLFMKGVPAAPQCGFSGAVVQMLSQLAVPFKGVDVLADPAIRDGVKAFSNWPTIPQLYIKGEFVGGCDIVREMFKAGELQTMLSDKGIVAAVS, from the coding sequence ATGAGCAATTCAACCGCCGAGCGTATCAAGAGCATCATCGAGGCAAGCGATGTTGTGCTCTTCATGAAAGGCGTGCCGGCCGCCCCGCAATGCGGCTTTTCCGGCGCGGTCGTCCAGATGCTGTCTCAGCTCGCCGTGCCGTTCAAAGGCGTGGATGTGCTGGCGGATCCCGCGATTCGCGACGGCGTCAAGGCCTTCTCGAACTGGCCCACGATCCCGCAGCTTTATATCAAGGGAGAATTCGTGGGCGGCTGCGATATCGTCCGGGAAATGTTCAAGGCCGGCGAGCTCCAAACCATGTTGAGCGACAAGGGCATTGTCGCGGCCGTGTCATGA
- a CDS encoding glutathione S-transferase family protein — protein MKLYMTPGSCSTGIHIILEELDEAFEVYIVSLPAGDHFKPDYVAINPKSTIPTLVRHDGTSLTEVPAIAYWLAHAYPRARLWPQDAENATRAIEAMAYIVGTIHGQGFARIFATNSFTRNKSDHAAVQELGRDIIDKGFAILSHALGDKAYLMSDFSVVDPILFYVEFWADKTGIPLSDPLTTHYRRMLTRPAVQRVLREEGYNPDALGKMQKMGASS, from the coding sequence ATGAAACTCTACATGACGCCCGGCTCCTGCTCGACGGGCATTCACATCATCCTCGAGGAGTTGGACGAGGCTTTCGAGGTCTATATCGTCAGCTTGCCGGCCGGAGATCATTTCAAGCCCGACTATGTCGCGATCAATCCAAAATCGACGATTCCGACATTGGTGCGCCACGACGGCACCTCCCTCACCGAAGTGCCGGCCATCGCCTATTGGCTTGCCCACGCCTATCCTCGCGCCAGGTTGTGGCCGCAGGATGCCGAGAACGCCACGCGGGCGATCGAGGCCATGGCCTACATCGTCGGCACAATCCATGGCCAGGGGTTTGCGCGCATTTTCGCGACCAACAGTTTCACGCGCAATAAATCCGATCACGCGGCCGTCCAGGAACTTGGCCGCGATATCATCGACAAGGGCTTTGCGATTCTAAGCCACGCGCTCGGCGACAAAGCATATCTGATGAGTGATTTCTCTGTCGTCGATCCCATTCTCTTCTACGTCGAGTTCTGGGCCGACAAGACCGGCATTCCGCTGTCCGACCCTCTCACAACACATTATCGCCGGATGCTGACACGACCAGCCGTCCAACGCGTGCTGCGGGAGGAAGGGTACAATCCCGATGCGCTCGGCAAGATGCAAAAAATGGGAGCATCATCATGA
- a CDS encoding 4Fe4S-binding leucine-rich repeat protein — MMDDIDEARDWQGNEINCASCAHHLSMSEAGRCRLKRACVHDRYARRIDRFFDWNPALANSYLGHSHFEVRAIAAKHASVFLLPPLLDDPEETVRWNAAKRLPKRLILRMRTDPHREVRIRIVTLLDDAELVPMMADADYYVRLVVARRVAPSMLPNMIGDEEAEVRRVVAGRIPADWLVRMANDPDAAVRLEVARRLPPPVLHRLRHDMDWRVRYEVASRIAVEQISELAADGDDLVREMALGRLSSKQEVLRERPI, encoded by the coding sequence ATGATGGATGATATCGACGAAGCCCGCGACTGGCAGGGCAACGAGATCAATTGTGCTTCCTGCGCGCATCATCTGTCGATGAGTGAAGCGGGGCGTTGCCGGCTCAAGCGCGCCTGCGTCCACGATCGCTACGCCCGGCGTATCGACCGGTTTTTCGACTGGAACCCGGCGTTGGCGAATTCCTATCTGGGGCACTCGCATTTCGAGGTGCGGGCCATCGCCGCTAAGCACGCGTCAGTGTTCCTGCTGCCGCCGCTTCTCGACGACCCCGAGGAGACCGTGCGCTGGAATGCCGCGAAACGCCTGCCCAAGCGGCTTATCCTGCGGATGCGGACCGATCCGCACCGCGAGGTACGCATCCGTATTGTGACGTTGCTAGACGATGCCGAGCTGGTTCCGATGATGGCGGACGCGGACTATTACGTGCGGTTGGTTGTCGCCCGCCGGGTTGCGCCATCCATGCTCCCCAACATGATCGGCGACGAAGAGGCCGAGGTGCGGCGCGTCGTGGCGGGCCGTATCCCGGCCGACTGGCTTGTGCGTATGGCGAACGATCCGGATGCCGCGGTGCGACTGGAGGTCGCGCGCCGCCTGCCGCCTCCTGTGTTGCATCGGCTCCGGCACGATATGGACTGGCGGGTGCGTTACGAGGTCGCGAGCCGGATTGCTGTCGAACAGATTTCCGAACTGGCGGCCGACGGCGATGACCTGGTCCGGGAAATGGCGCTGGGTCGCCTCTCCAGCAAACAGGAAGTCCTGAGGGAGCGCCCGATATGA
- a CDS encoding DUF6156 family protein: MAEETHQDCRFFVSYSGVRLPFNLVNPIAAETLSNRNTFIRAYFNTAGALTGFDKVVYGEIELSRRYEYHGNGVLRRAEIVMLEEDPAVLCFDEAGAPTLSP; the protein is encoded by the coding sequence ATGGCGGAAGAAACGCATCAGGACTGTCGGTTCTTCGTGTCCTACAGCGGCGTCAGGCTGCCGTTCAACCTGGTGAATCCGATCGCCGCCGAGACGCTGTCGAACCGAAACACCTTCATCCGGGCCTATTTCAACACGGCGGGAGCGCTTACCGGCTTCGACAAGGTCGTCTACGGCGAAATCGAGCTCTCCCGCCGCTACGAATATCACGGCAATGGCGTGTTGCGGCGTGCCGAAATCGTCATGCTCGAAGAGGATCCCGCGGTATTGTGCTTCGACGAGGCCGGGGCGCCGACGTTAAGCCCATGA
- a CDS encoding aldehyde dehydrogenase, whose amino-acid sequence MTKIIIIEERNQDDMSRKAGCYLYTDTQLWLEDNMVHRPDGPAVISSDGVERWYIRGKEVTRDVKAFFFQNKWPVQKGLDTAEKKALFATTFLS is encoded by the coding sequence ATGACGAAGATTATCATCATCGAAGAACGCAACCAGGACGACATGTCGCGCAAGGCAGGATGCTACCTGTACACCGACACCCAATTATGGCTCGAAGATAACATGGTGCACCGGCCGGACGGTCCGGCGGTCATCTCGTCGGACGGCGTCGAGCGCTGGTACATCCGCGGCAAGGAAGTGACCCGTGACGTGAAGGCCTTCTTTTTTCAGAACAAGTGGCCGGTGCAAAAGGGCCTCGACACAGCCGAGAAGAAAGCTCTATTCGCGACCACGTTCCTGAGCTGA
- a CDS encoding nitrogen fixation protein NifZ yields MIEPRLPKYQWGQRVKTLIDLHNDGSFPDAPAEALLVGIGDTGEIVQVGTHTEANIPIYLVEFSERLVVGCLEEEISPV; encoded by the coding sequence ATGATCGAGCCCAGGCTTCCAAAATATCAGTGGGGCCAGCGTGTGAAGACACTGATTGATCTTCACAACGACGGCTCGTTTCCCGATGCGCCTGCCGAAGCGCTGCTCGTCGGCATCGGCGATACCGGCGAGATCGTCCAGGTTGGAACGCACACCGAAGCGAATATCCCGATTTATCTGGTCGAATTCAGCGAACGTCTGGTCGTGGGTTGTCTCGAAGAAGAGATCAGCCCGGTCTGA
- a CDS encoding thioredoxin domain-containing protein, with protein sequence MNQLAAETSPYLLQHKDNPVDWHVWSAATLAKAQAIDKPILLSIGYSACHWCHVMAGESFEDVATATLMNDLFVPIKVDREERPDLDAIYQSALSLMGQHGGWPLTMFLTPAGEPFWGGTYYPPVSKFGRPAFRDILTRTADVYRQQKDTVAKNTSVLRAGLQQLSEPPPDNLLTPDTLDEICLKLADLIDPVEGGLGQAPKFPHSPVLALLWRGYKRTGIAKLRDGVLRTLDRMSQGGIYDHLGGGYARYSTDNSWLVPHFEKMLYDNAQLIELLTWVWQETKNPLYAARVSETVDWMLRDMRVEGGAFAAALDADSEHEEGKFYVWTAAEVEAVLGPDAPLFKRHYDVHRIGNWEGKSILNRSDKSDLMDAETEAALARARDALLAVRERRVPPGRDDKVLADWNGLAISALALAGGVFARPEWVEAAKEAFAFIGTTMTAADGRLFHAWCGGRTHPGTLDDYAAMCRAALALYQVTGEQDYLAQAETWVDLLDALYRDNERGGYFLTARDAADLIVRVRNALDHATPSGNGMIVEVLASLYYLTGKPAYRDRAESQIGAFAGEAARNSIPLASFLSGMDLLLNGVQIVVRTGIGAESLLDTVQSCCVPNRILNVLGAGQYIPKGHPAERKPNIGNLATAYVCVGEMCSIPITDPQVLRSLLARPHAQMLHSA encoded by the coding sequence ATGAATCAATTGGCCGCAGAGACCAGTCCTTACCTGCTCCAGCACAAGGATAACCCGGTCGACTGGCACGTCTGGTCGGCTGCGACGCTCGCCAAGGCGCAGGCGATCGACAAGCCGATCCTGCTGTCGATCGGTTATTCGGCCTGCCATTGGTGCCATGTGATGGCCGGGGAAAGCTTCGAGGACGTCGCGACGGCGACGCTGATGAACGATCTGTTCGTCCCGATCAAGGTCGACCGCGAAGAGCGCCCCGATCTCGACGCCATCTATCAGAGCGCGCTGTCGCTGATGGGCCAGCACGGCGGCTGGCCGCTCACCATGTTTTTGACGCCCGCGGGCGAGCCGTTTTGGGGCGGCACTTATTATCCGCCCGTGAGCAAGTTCGGCCGCCCGGCCTTTCGGGACATTCTCACGCGAACGGCGGATGTCTATCGACAACAGAAAGATACGGTCGCCAAGAATACGAGTGTGCTGCGCGCCGGCCTGCAACAATTGTCTGAACCGCCGCCGGACAATCTCCTGACGCCCGATACGCTCGATGAAATCTGCCTGAAGCTTGCCGATCTCATCGATCCGGTCGAGGGCGGATTGGGGCAAGCGCCAAAATTTCCGCATTCTCCGGTCCTGGCTTTGCTGTGGCGTGGTTACAAGCGTACCGGCATCGCCAAGCTGCGCGACGGTGTTCTGCGGACGCTCGACCGCATGTCGCAAGGCGGGATTTACGACCATCTCGGCGGTGGCTATGCCCGCTATTCCACCGACAATAGCTGGCTCGTCCCGCATTTCGAAAAGATGCTCTACGACAATGCCCAGCTCATCGAGCTGCTGACGTGGGTGTGGCAGGAAACCAAGAACCCGCTTTATGCGGCGCGCGTGTCCGAGACCGTCGACTGGATGTTGCGGGACATGCGCGTCGAAGGAGGGGCATTTGCCGCCGCGCTCGACGCCGATAGCGAGCATGAAGAGGGCAAGTTCTATGTCTGGACCGCGGCCGAGGTGGAAGCGGTGCTCGGACCGGACGCGCCGCTCTTCAAGCGACATTACGACGTCCACCGCATCGGAAATTGGGAGGGCAAGTCGATCCTCAACCGTTCCGACAAGTCCGATCTCATGGACGCCGAGACCGAGGCAGCGCTCGCCCGCGCACGGGATGCGCTGTTGGCTGTGCGGGAACGTCGCGTGCCTCCCGGTCGCGACGACAAGGTGCTTGCCGACTGGAATGGCCTGGCGATATCGGCTCTGGCGCTCGCCGGCGGCGTGTTTGCGAGGCCGGAGTGGGTGGAAGCGGCGAAGGAGGCTTTCGCTTTTATCGGCACGACCATGACCGCGGCGGACGGACGTCTCTTTCACGCGTGGTGCGGTGGCCGCACCCATCCGGGGACGCTCGATGATTATGCCGCGATGTGCCGGGCGGCATTGGCCCTCTATCAGGTGACCGGTGAACAGGACTATCTTGCTCAGGCCGAGACCTGGGTCGATCTGCTCGATGCCCTGTATCGCGACAACGAGCGCGGCGGCTATTTTCTGACGGCGCGCGACGCGGCCGATCTCATTGTTCGCGTCCGCAACGCGCTCGACCATGCAACGCCATCCGGTAATGGCATGATCGTCGAGGTGCTGGCGTCTCTTTATTACTTAACCGGCAAGCCGGCCTACCGGGATCGGGCGGAGAGCCAAATCGGTGCTTTTGCGGGTGAGGCGGCGCGGAATTCGATTCCGCTGGCTTCGTTCCTCTCCGGTATGGACCTGCTTCTGAACGGCGTGCAGATCGTGGTTCGTACCGGCATTGGGGCAGAATCTCTTCTTGATACGGTGCAGAGTTGCTGTGTCCCCAATCGCATCTTAAATGTATTGGGCGCGGGACAGTATATTCCAAAGGGGCACCCGGCCGAACGCAAGCCAAATATTGGCAATCTGGCGACGGCTTATGTATGCGTCGGCGAAATGTGCTCGATACCCATTACAGACCCGCAAGTTCTGCGCAGTCTCCTGGCGCGACCGCACGCGCAGATGTTGCACAGTGCTTAG
- a CDS encoding 2Fe-2S iron-sulfur cluster-binding protein, which translates to MATLTVMPMGKTLEVTEGTTILAALIGAGIAINHKCEGNANCGSCHIFVQEGRKGVSKIAREENEKLDTIVGVGSKSRLACQTKVLGTENIKVELLGFSSGL; encoded by the coding sequence ATGGCGACACTGACGGTAATGCCGATGGGCAAGACGCTCGAAGTGACGGAGGGGACGACCATTCTGGCCGCGCTTATCGGCGCGGGCATCGCGATCAACCACAAGTGCGAGGGTAACGCCAACTGCGGCAGTTGCCATATCTTCGTGCAGGAAGGCCGCAAAGGCGTCTCGAAGATCGCGCGTGAAGAGAACGAAAAGCTCGACACGATCGTCGGCGTCGGATCGAAGTCGCGGCTTGCGTGCCAAACAAAGGTTTTGGGCACCGAGAACATCAAGGTCGAGCTGCTCGGATTTTCATCGGGGCTTTAG
- a CDS encoding Rieske 2Fe-2S domain-containing protein, translating to MAKDDIELFVICAADGIERGGAKAFSLSRLNEDGDSRPFPVVIVRTHANDYFAYVNSCPHQHIWLNFGAGEFFTPDRAFLKCGRHGATFEIDTGLCIDGPCQGKNLEPIAVTVVDGEVCLCGVALAEDDEHPNPFEELDDTMEIMIHLD from the coding sequence ATGGCGAAAGACGACATCGAGCTTTTCGTCATCTGCGCCGCCGACGGCATCGAACGGGGCGGCGCCAAGGCCTTCAGCCTGTCGCGCCTCAACGAAGACGGCGACAGCCGGCCATTTCCGGTCGTCATCGTGCGGACTCACGCTAATGATTACTTTGCCTATGTGAATTCCTGTCCGCACCAGCACATCTGGCTCAACTTTGGCGCCGGCGAATTTTTCACCCCGGACCGGGCGTTTCTCAAATGCGGCCGTCACGGGGCGACATTCGAGATCGATACCGGGCTGTGTATCGACGGGCCCTGCCAAGGGAAAAATCTGGAGCCCATCGCCGTCACGGTCGTCGATGGCGAGGTCTGTCTGTGCGGTGTCGCGCTCGCGGAAGATGACGAACATCCCAATCCGTTCGAAGAGCTCGACGACACCATGGAAATCATGATTCATCTCGATTGA
- a CDS encoding DegT/DnrJ/EryC1/StrS family aminotransferase, which translates to MDIGVEEEADTSFIPLSDPDITLAELAAVEEVLRSSRVSSGPKVEEFEAAFATYLGRKYAVAVPSGTIGLLIALKAYEIGPGHEVIASPYSFRETAHAVSLAGARPVFSDIDYWAGTLVPEKVEARITEKTRAIVACNVNGHPAPWSALRAVAKKHSLLLLEDSTEAIGSKYQGALVGTFGDVAVFDFSQPSLLTCGEGGMVVTDDVDVAVALRRHCSHRLEERSSVVVSATPPYQAAMSDMAAALGLTQLQRLDEILERRRLIEHYYYKHVQSFEGIKDPYVAPEVTEVNWFLYLVHLGTRFSKSSRDAIVEDLHVEQVQAAAYCNPLHLQRHYFDLGYRRGSFLVAEKVADRAVALPFHTHLSEDQIAFIVATMKDASINVGAGAAIY; encoded by the coding sequence ATGGATATCGGCGTCGAGGAAGAGGCCGATACCTCTTTCATCCCGCTGTCGGATCCCGATATCACATTGGCCGAGCTCGCGGCGGTGGAGGAGGTTCTGCGCTCGTCGCGAGTTTCGAGCGGGCCGAAGGTCGAAGAATTCGAAGCGGCCTTCGCAACCTACCTCGGCCGCAAATATGCGGTCGCCGTCCCGAGCGGCACCATCGGTCTGCTCATTGCGTTGAAGGCCTATGAGATCGGTCCCGGGCACGAGGTGATTGCCTCGCCCTATTCGTTCCGGGAGACCGCCCACGCCGTCAGTCTCGCCGGCGCTAGGCCCGTCTTCTCGGACATCGATTATTGGGCCGGCACATTGGTTCCGGAGAAGGTCGAGGCGCGCATCACCGAGAAGACCCGCGCCATCGTCGCCTGCAACGTCAACGGGCACCCGGCGCCGTGGTCGGCGTTGCGGGCGGTGGCAAAGAAGCACAGCCTTCTGCTGCTCGAGGATTCGACCGAGGCGATCGGTTCGAAATACCAGGGTGCGCTTGTCGGTACATTCGGCGATGTCGCCGTTTTCGACTTTTCTCAGCCCTCGCTTTTGACCTGCGGCGAAGGCGGCATGGTGGTGACCGATGATGTCGATGTCGCCGTCGCCCTGCGGCGGCATTGCTCGCACCGCCTGGAAGAGCGCTCGTCCGTTGTCGTCAGCGCGACGCCTCCGTATCAGGCGGCCATGAGCGACATGGCGGCTGCGCTCGGTCTTACGCAGTTGCAGCGGCTCGACGAAATCCTGGAACGGCGGCGGCTGATCGAGCATTACTACTACAAGCACGTTCAGTCGTTCGAAGGGATCAAGGACCCTTATGTGGCGCCGGAAGTGACTGAGGTGAATTGGTTTCTGTACCTCGTGCACCTGGGAACGCGCTTTTCCAAGTCGAGCCGCGACGCCATTGTCGAAGACTTGCATGTCGAGCAGGTCCAGGCGGCCGCCTACTGCAATCCGCTTCATCTTCAGCGGCACTATTTCGATCTCGGCTATCGGCGCGGCAGTTTTCTGGTGGCGGAGAAAGTGGCGGACCGCGCGGTCGCGCTGCCGTTTCACACTCACCTGAGCGAAGACCAGATCGCCTTCATCGTCGCCACGATGAAGGACGCCTCGATCAATGTCGGGGCCGGGGCGGCGATCTACTGA
- a CDS encoding ferredoxin → MSGSDESDFEVPQVYKRHAFACFTQRPPNHPRGSCAAAGAQPLWDRVSKAIEAQGLADVGFTASGCLGFCKAGPLMVVYPEGIWYRPTTPEDVDEIVDSHFKQGKRVDRLVMVLTRS, encoded by the coding sequence ATGAGCGGCTCCGACGAATCCGATTTCGAGGTCCCGCAGGTCTACAAGCGCCACGCTTTTGCCTGCTTCACGCAGCGGCCGCCCAATCATCCGCGCGGCAGCTGCGCGGCTGCCGGCGCGCAACCGCTGTGGGATCGCGTGTCGAAAGCGATCGAGGCCCAGGGGTTGGCGGATGTCGGCTTTACGGCGTCGGGTTGTCTCGGCTTCTGCAAGGCGGGTCCCCTGATGGTAGTCTATCCGGAGGGCATCTGGTATCGGCCGACGACGCCGGAGGATGTCGACGAGATCGTCGACTCGCATTTCAAGCAGGGCAAGCGGGTGGACCGCCTCGTCATGGTTCTCACCCGAAGCTAA
- a CDS encoding nitrogen fixation protein NifZ codes for MSNIVRDSDVVEISEPPFFSFGEKVRAKRTIRNDGTYAGKEIGEVLAKKGEIGYVASIGTFLQQFYIYGVEFVESGNRVGMKKKELDPVIPRDDEDADLPLPGQVSV; via the coding sequence ATGAGCAATATCGTTCGCGATAGCGACGTTGTCGAGATTTCCGAGCCGCCGTTCTTTTCCTTTGGCGAGAAGGTGCGGGCTAAACGCACGATCCGTAATGACGGGACCTATGCCGGCAAGGAGATCGGCGAGGTGCTGGCCAAGAAAGGCGAGATTGGGTACGTCGCCAGCATCGGCACCTTCTTGCAGCAGTTCTACATTTATGGCGTCGAATTCGTCGAGAGCGGCAACCGCGTCGGGATGAAGAAGAAGGAATTGGACCCGGTCATTCCGCGAGACGACGAGGACGCCGACTTGCCCTTGCCTGGACAGGTGTCGGTATGA